Genomic segment of Arachis hypogaea cultivar Tifrunner chromosome 16, arahy.Tifrunner.gnm2.J5K5, whole genome shotgun sequence:
cttttattttttgttcttcttcatttcatGTTCAAACCTTAACTTTATGACTTTTCGTGCTTTCACAAGTCTTAAACGTATTGGAAAAAGTTGCTGATCATGTACTTGCTTGCTCAACCATGCTCTCTATGTTTTTATCTTTTCCATAGGCTTTCTCCTTCCAAATATTTGAAACTTCTTCAAAAGTCAATCCTTTTGTCTCTGGCATatagaaaatcacaaaaactaTTGCAACACAAGCAACAGCCAAAAGAATCATAAAACTCTCACCAAGCCCAATAGCATCCACAAAAGAAAGGAAGCTAATAGACATGATGACACTACCAACCCAATTAATTGTTGCAGACATGCCACCACATATTCCTCTAAACTCTTCAGGGTATATCTCTGTGTTCACAGCCCAAGGAACAGGACCCATTCCAGGTgcaaagaatataatatacaAAGCCAAACCCACAACAGCAAGCCATCCATAAACTAAACCCGGGTTGCCATGTCCTCTAACATAACATGAAGCAGAGAGTAGGATTAACGATCCAACCACACCTATTAAGCTACTAAGTGTAAGCTTCTTTCGCCCTACAATGTCAATAAGGTAAATGCCAATAATTGTGCCACCGGCATTAATTGCAGAAACAATGAGGGATAAGAACAAAGCCGATTCGTTTGATTTGAAGCCAGCCAATTGAATGATTGTTGGGCTATAGTACATTATAACACTAATACCGGTAAGTTGTTGGAATGCTTGAAGTCCAGCGCCACATATGAACGCAACTCTGATTTCTTTCAACTTAAATACATCACtgtatttaactttgaccttatCCTTTTGTTCTTGCTCCATGTGAGCTTCAAGAATATCTATTTCGTCCTCCAACCGAGGAGATGGGTATATCCTAGAAAGAACATTGGTGGCCTCCTCCTTCCTATTCTGCAAGTTAAAAGTAACTAAGCTTTTAATTAttgtacaaaaaaaaatcaatataaggATTTATTTTACCCAAACTTTATAGGTGACTAATGACATAAAGTTGTCTTCATATGAAAATAATAGTTGATAAtcattagatgataatttagttaaGAAAAAAAGTACAGGAAACTAATTTTTAGTTAGCTAACATTAGTCaactttagattttatatttataatttaagttTTAGGATCTAGaatttaagataaacaaaataacaaaattgGCTGatgttagtttaaaaaaaattggtttccaGCATTAACTTTAGTTTAACATATCAAATTATCTAATAGTTATTACCTATAATTTTTGCATAAAGAGAACTTCacatgaatgatcattgatcttATATCATCATTTACCTTCAAATATAGACATCTGGGGGACTCAGGAAGAAAGACCATAAGAACCAACTGAATAACAGCTGGTGTACCTGCAATTCCAAGCATCCAACGCCATGTTCCAGGAACCTGCACACATAATTTTGCTCTTAGAAAATCAAGATGGACGAAGACAAAATTATTACTATTGGTATTGTTAGCTAAAGAGTTGGATATGCTTACTCTAGTCAAACCATAATTGATGACAAAGGAAAGAAATTGGCCAGTTGTGATCATAAGACAATTGACACTAACTAATCCACCTCTTATTTCAGACGGTGATACTTCTGCGATATACATAGGAGCAGTAACAGAGGCAAAACCTACACCTAGGCCAACAAAAAACCGGCCAACTATGATAAGAGTGGGATTTGGTGCGACGGCGATCAAGAGTGATCCTACTGCGAAACAAATATCTGCCACAATAGTGGCAGCCTTACGCCCTAAAGAATCATTAATGTAACCACCAATGGCGGCACCGAAAATTGCACCAATTAAGGCCATGGCAACTATTAGTTCCTGCAAACATAACAAAATGAGAACATATAATTGCTGCAAAATGGCACTCTACTCTAGTCCTACTGTGTCATAGTCATAGTTATGTGAATTCACAATTTATCTTTGTTGTCGAATGCTATATATATACTTTTcccattaaaaattttaaatgtgaTGTATTGCGTACCACCTACCAATTTTCCTACCAGAACATATTGCGTTTCATATAACTATATGGTCACAATTACAAGCtaccaaattaaaagaaaatgaacaaaaaGACACTCTCTCTTTTACCTGAAGAAAACTACTGTTCTTTACAACTTCAAAATCATCTTTTATGTACAAGAGAGCGCCAGATATCACACCtacaaatgaaaacaaaatatatgctatttcatttctttctttttttttttcttaattaatgaaaTGGTAGACAATACGCATATATGTATACTGTACCAGTATCATAACCAAATAGAAGGCCACCAATACCAGCTGCAAAAGTAACTCCAATAATGTAAAAATTTTGGGAAAATGATATTCTGCGCTCTGGATGTTTCTCCAAATAATCAGAGCTTCCTGCTTTAATCGACACGCACATATCAGCCACCATTGCTAGCTTGCTTTTATCAACTAGTTGTAAATTACATGTTAATGCGTGAGATCTAACATAGTTTTATAGATAATAAagttgttaaatttaaaaattttgttggATTTCTTGTTCCCTTAAAAGTCGATGGGCATATATATGATAACAACATTTGTTTTTTTTATGAAGGATCAGTTTTATGTTGATGTGAACTTGCAACTAGATTACTCTCCCTTCTTTTTATTTCCTTTCCTACTTTCCGTTATTACTCTGTCACAACGAATATGTACTCAAATACCTACATATGTTAACATGATTGCTGTCATTTTGGATCCTTATATTAACTAtcttaatttagattattttaattcttatgtaTTGATACCATttaataattttctatttttgtctaatcaaatataTTTATAGTATTCATGAGCCTTTCAAGCTATAATCGGTGGTTATGTGAAATTTATTTGCTGATGTATTGATATGTTAGTTGGATGTCTATAAAAATCTAATTCATAgtgatatttattatataaattaaatccaaataattaatacATGTgaatcataaaaattatttgcATATATTTTCTTGCGAGAAAtgttaaagataatttttattaatattagttaatactGTTagctaacattttatttttatattgttaggagttaattttagtatttaaaatttaaaatttagtacttaaactttaaaatatttactaatattaattaaaaataataaattttattggttatggaacattatttttttgttatactaAGTTGAGTTGTGAGTATATTTCTTTGGTGGCTTTTTATAGTTGGTGAAAATTCTGTTATGTAATGTGATAGGCACTTATTACCTTCTTATTCAATGGTCAACAAATAGTATCTTCTGGTAAAAGAGATAAGCCGTGGATAATCACTTAAATAAAGATTAACTTAACTAACAACAACTCTATttgtcatctttttttttttgaaagtaagAGCTCAACACAATACAGTGGAGCGAACAGAGCTAGACAAGCAGCATACGCCTACTTAAATAACTAAATCAAACACATAAACTCCCCATGTCATCttcggcatagccatcaacaacaaaagggatCAACACCACTCCACTCATTAACGCTTCTCACGGTCATGTTAATGACTTCTTCAACACATCTGCTTTGATTCTGGAGAATCCTGTTATTCCTTTCCATCCATATATTCCAAATGACCGCACAAAAGCACCTCAGCCGCTGCTTACGATCCTCCTTACTCCTCGATTCCTCTGTCCAACTGAGAAAGTGCTCTTTCATCGAACCCGGATAAAACCATTGACAACCGAATCCTGATATCCAAGCACTCCACACCTACCACGTAAATGCACAGCCTAGAAACAAGTGATATACATGTTCCAATTCATTATTACATAGCACGCATATAGTATCTTCCTGTCTGATAATTCCAAACCAGCTCAGCCTTTCCTTAGTGTTCACCCTGCCTATTAAAACAAACTAAGCAAAAAGCTCCACTCTTGGTGGAACCAAACCTTTCCAAATGGTCCTTGTGAAGCTGTAGCTGGTTACCACCTCTGGGAGTGCTTCAACCTGCatcacctgcacaaatgagttagttgaaaaagcaCCTTGCCTATCATATTTCCAAACCACTCGATCCTCTCTATTATTACTAATTTCACCGGTCTCAAAGCCTCATGTAATTGACTTAGAAGCTCCAATTCCCACTAAAAAAGCTCGTGCCTCCATTAGAAATTCCAAAACCACTCTATCCCATTCCAAAACCCACAGTCCCCAATAACGTATCCATATtagtttgaaacagagaaaagcCTCAGGAACTGGTCTTTCAAAGATCCACATAGTAGCCATACATCCTCCCAAAACCGAGTCCGTCGCCCATCACCAATCTCCATGGACAAACTTGTAACCATCTTATCCCTTATACGTTCATTCATGATGTGCAACTGGCATATATCCTTCCATGGGCCTCCTCTTGTAGATAGTGCTTGAGTTGACAGTAGATCATTGGGATTCAGATTATTACATGAACATACAATTTTCTTCCACAACGGGCACTCTTCCTTTGTAAactgccaccaccacttaaacaacaaTGCTGAGTTCCGAATAATTGCATCGCCAACTCCCAAGCCACCTAGTTTCTTTGGAGCATGTACCATTTCCCATCTAACTAATGCCATACCATTCCTACCATCTTCCTTACTCTATATGAATCTTCTCTATAGTGAAATCAACTTCTCAGCAACAGCTTTCGGCATCTTAAATAGACTCAAATAGTACACTGGCAAACTGTTCAATACTGATTTGATGAGCACCAACTTTCTAGCTTTGTTTAGCACCGTAGCTTTCCACAAGCTTAGTTTTTCCTCCACTTTGTCCAGAATAGGCTTCCAAGTCTTCGCCATCCTCGGGTTTGCTCCTAAGGATATCCCAAGGTATTTAACTGGGAGAGTGTCCCCCTTACAACCCAAAAGGTTACACATACGCTGTGTCTACTGCTTTTCACAATTAATCGAAATCAAAATTAATATAGAGGTCTGACATCAACTCAAAACATCACAGAAGTCGCTTATAATTCTTAATAGTCTCCTCTTCTGGTGGGCAAAATAGAATAGTATCATCATCAAACTGAAGGTGCGACAATTCTATGCTATCCTTACCCACTAACAACGGTAATATACGTCCATTCCTGATCGCCTCTCCAACTATTCAATGTAGCACATCCATAGCCAGTACAAATAAGAAGGGAGAAAGCGGGTCACCTTGTCTCAAACCTCTTTCCATTTTGAAAGGCTTAGATGGTGACCCATTTATCAATACTGACATAGATGCAATGGCCACACACTCCATAACCCATGCTCTCCATTTATGTCCGAAGCCCATCTTTTGTAATACCAAGTCCACAAAGCTCCATTTGACTCTGTCATATACTTTTTGGAAATCTAGCTTGATTATTGCTGCTTCCTTTTTTCTCTGTTTAAGCCAGTTTACTATTTTACATGCAATAAGTGCCCCATCGTGTATTTTCCTTCCCTTGACGAACGCACTCTGAGTCTCCCCTATTAACCCTAGCATCACTGATCTGATCCTCCTGACTAGCACCTTTGAGATGACCTTG
This window contains:
- the LOC112757656 gene encoding inositol transporter 1-like, translated to MVADMCVSIKAGSSDYLEKHPERRISFSQNFYIIGVTFAAGIGGLLFGYDTGVISGALLYIKDDFEVVKNSSFLQELIVAMALIGAIFGAAIGGYINDSLGRKAATIVADICFAVGSLLIAVAPNPTLIIVGRFFVGLGVGFASVTAPMYIAEVSPSEIRGGLVSVNCLMITTGQFLSFVINYGLTRVPGTWRWMLGIAGTPAVIQLVLMVFLPESPRCLYLKNRKEEATNVLSRIYPSPRLEDEIDILEAHMEQEQKDKVKVKYSDVFKLKEIRVAFICGAGLQAFQQLTGISVIMYYSPTIIQLAGFKSNESALFLSLIVSAINAGGTIIGIYLIDIVGRKKLTLSSLIGVVGSLILLSASCYVRGHGNPGLVYGWLAVVGLALYIIFFAPGMGPVPWAVNTEIYPEEFRGICGGMSATINWVGSVIMSISFLSFVDAIGLGESFMILLAVACVAIVFVIFYMPETKGLTFEEVSNIWKEKAYGKDKNIESMVEQAST